Proteins from a single region of Paraglaciecola sp. T6c:
- a CDS encoding nuclease-related domain-containing DEAD/DEAH box helicase, with product MAQMIPPTPGEAGDERVPYGEQEVFTQLKKHTPDDWLVLHSLRLKNHEFKKSGEADFVVITDQGVLVIEVKGGKNYRNKAGKWVQEKRGKPDREKNESPFKQTMDAYFAIERYLKKAGHKELTERLPWGWGVIMPHCIPELPEDDPEIDHEMLLDQKHFPEGLVDWTNSLVEYWREDNNRKKFPRLRNGRQMQNGLPPTTRDELKELLRPRVECYTGLGQATREAEQSLIRLTEKQCQLLIATRSKSTPRAIIEGAAGTGKTLLAFEFAKECAVKGEKVLLVCYNVNLARLLQSKAAQFPEMATVTIDNYHQLVKGLRNQAGLTTTFSSDWGDFNQRCFDLVAEAIDSLGDAALFDRIIMDEGQDLMSEAFLDVLDLLLKDGLTPPPDEPRKGGKWLVAMDRAQALYTNNFEEKALDRLERYTRATLELVENCRNTRPVAIHVYGFSKAGSCEVMTVEGPAPVIDYFSNQKTFIKLLRSYINDTLREYAKVDQSPFDIAILTARKDLIPDILFEPGMLNRPLKRYRDANKTDIVWETIHGFKGLEASTVILIGVEELADEQMRQLMYVGGSRARTRLIWLLPEDCSNSVQAGLLEVQKQLTEEIDP from the coding sequence ATGGCGCAGATGATTCCCCCAACACCTGGAGAAGCCGGTGATGAGCGAGTGCCGTATGGCGAACAGGAAGTTTTTACTCAGCTAAAAAAACATACGCCTGATGACTGGTTGGTGTTGCATTCCCTTCGGTTAAAAAACCACGAATTCAAAAAGTCAGGCGAAGCGGATTTTGTGGTAATCACTGATCAAGGTGTACTGGTGATTGAAGTAAAAGGGGGCAAGAACTACCGAAATAAAGCCGGAAAATGGGTGCAAGAAAAACGAGGAAAGCCCGATCGGGAAAAAAACGAAAGCCCATTCAAGCAGACCATGGACGCCTACTTTGCCATCGAAAGGTACCTGAAGAAAGCAGGCCATAAAGAGCTTACCGAGCGCCTGCCCTGGGGATGGGGTGTGATAATGCCACATTGTATACCCGAGCTACCTGAAGATGACCCGGAAATCGACCATGAGATGCTGCTTGATCAGAAACACTTTCCTGAAGGGCTGGTCGATTGGACAAACTCCTTAGTCGAATACTGGCGTGAAGATAACAACCGCAAAAAGTTCCCCAGGTTGCGCAATGGTCGTCAGATGCAAAACGGCTTGCCGCCCACTACCCGTGATGAATTGAAAGAGCTACTGCGCCCCCGCGTCGAGTGCTACACAGGCCTTGGCCAAGCGACACGTGAGGCAGAACAGAGCTTAATTAGGCTCACAGAAAAACAGTGCCAGTTACTGATCGCCACTAGGAGCAAATCCACCCCGCGCGCCATTATTGAAGGAGCAGCCGGCACCGGCAAAACGCTACTGGCCTTTGAGTTCGCCAAAGAGTGTGCTGTAAAAGGTGAGAAGGTGCTTCTGGTTTGTTACAACGTTAATCTGGCCCGCCTGTTACAGAGCAAGGCCGCTCAGTTTCCTGAGATGGCAACAGTGACCATCGATAACTACCACCAGTTGGTTAAAGGCTTGCGTAATCAGGCAGGCTTAACCACTACCTTCTCCAGTGACTGGGGTGATTTTAATCAACGCTGTTTTGATCTAGTAGCAGAAGCGATAGATAGCCTCGGTGATGCCGCGTTGTTCGACCGCATCATTATGGATGAGGGCCAAGATCTGATGAGTGAAGCCTTTCTTGATGTCTTAGATTTGCTACTTAAAGACGGGCTGACTCCACCACCCGATGAGCCTCGCAAAGGTGGAAAATGGTTGGTAGCCATGGACAGGGCGCAGGCGCTCTATACCAATAATTTTGAAGAGAAGGCGCTAGATAGGTTGGAGCGTTACACTCGAGCCACATTAGAGTTGGTAGAAAACTGCCGTAACACGCGCCCTGTTGCCATCCATGTGTATGGCTTCAGCAAGGCAGGTTCCTGTGAGGTAATGACAGTCGAAGGCCCCGCGCCAGTTATTGATTATTTCTCTAATCAAAAAACTTTTATCAAACTTTTGCGCAGCTATATCAACGATACCCTGCGAGAATACGCCAAAGTGGATCAATCGCCCTTTGATATTGCCATCCTTACCGCCCGCAAAGATCTGATCCCCGATATACTCTTCGAACCTGGTATGCTGAACCGCCCCTTGAAAAGATACCGGGACGCTAACAAGACGGATATTGTCTGGGAAACAATTCACGGTTTCAAAGGCCTTGAAGCCTCCACCGTTATCCTAATCGGGGTAGAAGAGCTGGCTGATGAGCAGATGCGCCAGCTGATGTATGTGGGTGGAAGTAGAGCAAGGACACGGTTAATTTGGTTATTACCTGAAGATTGTTCAAATAGTGTGCAGGCAGGCCTGTTAGAGGTGCAAAAACAACTAACAGAAGAAATTGATCCCTAG
- a CDS encoding DNA cytosine methyltransferase, which yields MTKPIKIIDLFAGPGGLGEGFSAYKENASNPFKIAISIEKETSAHRTLTLRAFYRQFGDDTPEEYYQFLRGELGKNPEDQLYKIERFAKQVSAAQKEARCFTLGEHNKEIDVAIAEAIGSDECMLIGGPPCQAYSLVGRARNLGIKDYKAEDDPRNFLYLEYLKVIAKYQPLVFVMENVKGLLSAKINGESIFDNMRKDLHNPCKATNTVVQKGRSRHNYRIVSLVCPSPENGVKAGHDEVTAAKNYIIKTEDFGIPQRRHRVILLGLREDIADKWDNSLILSPTATQTSTQDVLNDLPKLRSGLSKGINNDESWVETLKNSKAKLSKTLQDSGLESIAQHIVTTIDKLNVPKQKQGNNFGVKKTKGLSIKNNIALENWYKDTKLGDYVVNHETRGHIEKDLHRYMFCSTWALVAKKNKWGNPFPKSKDYPNLLKPNHENFSSGKFADRFRVQLSHTPATTVTSHISKDGHYYIHYDPSQCRSFTVREAARIQTFPDNYFFVGNRTQQYVQVGNAVPPFLANKIADIVYTYIYKL from the coding sequence ATGACAAAACCAATAAAAATAATTGACCTCTTTGCTGGGCCTGGCGGTCTTGGGGAAGGATTTTCTGCTTATAAAGAAAATGCATCTAACCCTTTCAAAATAGCCATTTCTATAGAAAAAGAAACAAGTGCTCATCGGACCTTAACGCTTCGCGCATTTTATCGACAGTTTGGTGACGACACTCCCGAAGAGTATTATCAGTTTCTACGCGGCGAGTTAGGAAAAAATCCTGAAGACCAACTCTACAAAATAGAACGTTTTGCAAAACAAGTTAGCGCCGCTCAAAAAGAAGCCAGATGCTTTACCCTCGGTGAACACAATAAAGAAATTGATGTTGCTATCGCTGAAGCTATTGGCTCTGATGAGTGCATGCTTATAGGTGGCCCACCTTGTCAGGCATATTCACTAGTTGGTCGTGCCAGGAACCTTGGAATAAAAGACTACAAAGCCGAAGATGACCCTAGGAACTTTTTGTATCTTGAGTACTTAAAGGTAATAGCCAAGTATCAACCTTTAGTCTTTGTGATGGAAAACGTCAAAGGCCTTCTATCTGCAAAGATCAATGGAGAGTCTATTTTCGATAACATGCGAAAAGATCTGCATAACCCCTGTAAAGCGACAAATACTGTGGTACAAAAAGGAAGATCTCGTCACAACTATCGTATTGTATCTCTAGTGTGCCCTTCTCCAGAAAATGGTGTTAAAGCAGGACACGATGAAGTTACAGCTGCAAAAAATTATATAATCAAAACTGAGGATTTCGGCATTCCACAGCGTAGACACCGCGTAATTTTGCTTGGTTTACGAGAAGATATTGCCGATAAGTGGGACAACAGCCTAATTCTATCCCCGACTGCGACTCAAACGTCAACTCAAGACGTTCTTAACGATTTACCAAAACTAAGAAGTGGACTATCCAAAGGAATAAATAACGATGAAAGCTGGGTCGAAACACTTAAAAATTCAAAAGCAAAACTTTCAAAAACATTACAAGATTCGGGACTTGAATCAATAGCCCAACATATAGTAACAACCATTGATAAATTAAATGTGCCCAAGCAAAAACAAGGTAATAACTTTGGCGTTAAGAAAACCAAAGGTTTATCAATTAAAAATAATATAGCCTTAGAAAATTGGTACAAAGATACCAAGCTGGGCGATTATGTAGTCAATCACGAAACCCGCGGACATATCGAAAAAGATCTTCACCGATATATGTTTTGCAGTACGTGGGCATTAGTAGCTAAGAAAAATAAATGGGGTAATCCATTCCCAAAATCTAAAGATTATCCTAACTTACTAAAACCTAACCATGAAAACTTTAGTAGTGGAAAGTTTGCAGACCGTTTCAGAGTTCAGCTATCCCACACTCCAGCCACCACAGTAACAAGCCATATTTCCAAAGATGGTCATTACTACATCCATTACGACCCAAGCCAGTGCAGAAGCTTTACAGTAAGAGAAGCGGCCCGCATTCAAACCTTCCCCGACAATTACTTCTTTGTTGGAAACAGGACTCAACAATATGTCCAGGTTGGGAATGCTGTGCCACCTTTTCTAGCCAATAAGATTGCTGATATTGTTTATACATATATTTATAAGCTATGA
- a CDS encoding GGDEF domain-containing protein — protein sequence MRDFDHCFRLGGEEFAILVSDTNDHELHTIAERIRRTVAQTTFRSNDVTIKVTFSVGFTLSAQADNSWGEALERADLALYNSKETGRNKVSGETQRAVFYPMAFEHSHLA from the coding sequence ATGAGGGACTTTGATCACTGCTTTCGATTAGGTGGTGAAGAATTCGCAATATTAGTAAGTGACACAAACGATCACGAGCTGCACACAATTGCCGAACGTATCCGTAGAACGGTTGCACAAACAACGTTTAGGTCAAATGACGTTACAATCAAAGTAACATTCAGTGTAGGTTTTACCTTATCTGCACAAGCGGATAACTCTTGGGGGGAGGCACTAGAAAGAGCCGATCTAGCACTTTATAACTCGAAAGAGACCGGCAGAAATAAAGTGTCCGGTGAAACACAAAGAGCAGTTTTTTACCCTATGGCCTTTGAACACTCACACCTCGCTTAA
- a CDS encoding MAPEG family protein: protein MIDLTYSSYTAFYFYLVMLLVQWAVATFSKAKQPNAIPGKIDENLSHDSFVFRAHRTFQNTLENSALFVGTVLFAFLLNVQSPIFAICVWVYLAARLVHMVLYYAISTEKNPSPRTYFFLIGLLANVVMLVLLGLRLI, encoded by the coding sequence ATGATCGATCTTACCTATTCGTCTTATACGGCGTTTTACTTCTATTTAGTGATGCTACTAGTGCAGTGGGCGGTCGCGACGTTTAGTAAGGCTAAGCAGCCAAATGCGATCCCTGGCAAGATAGATGAAAACTTATCTCACGATAGTTTTGTGTTTAGAGCACACCGTACATTCCAAAATACCTTAGAGAACAGCGCCCTGTTTGTCGGCACGGTGCTTTTCGCGTTTCTTCTTAATGTGCAGAGCCCTATATTTGCTATTTGTGTGTGGGTGTATCTAGCCGCTAGGCTAGTGCATATGGTGTTGTACTATGCTATTTCGACAGAGAAAAACCCAAGCCCACGTACTTACTTCTTCTTGATTGGCCTGTTGGCAAATGTGGTGATGTTGGTCTTGTTAGGGTTAAGGCTCATTTAG
- a CDS encoding rod shape-determining protein produces the protein MSDNKKNNILFENLINRLLLNELSGQYSLPGVITEEERDALLFAGQLIGDAQQVKSPHTETVLSPLLQAQVDLARQIEPPNEVETVYDVVSKAPILSESDSGDVVEQVMSSQGIEALLDTDVLYPDNFLPNIKLGLDFGTAYSKACMVKVENGEENILDLPLGIYAGEDALQMPVHSSLFIDPDGRLYFGPIAVEKSLDARAAGFGVSRIDSIKSFLIDENRVTIDDSPLSKIYNPTDTDVSKAALLTFYLGYLLYLVREAASDRHDVNISEIQRRISLPCYEPNHRIKVIKEITKLFTLGEVLGKSFREEWENGFRIQDVKYLYDWMRLNINKNSPYIECFLEEPLAVAGSRLGINGSSLGNVCMIVDVGAGTTDFTMFEIFAEAKKDHTIATEVKGSEYGVPVAGDKLDKTLLAYIMKDAGISRTSEKYKEVLVSLRLDIRDYKERLFRDNILTYSILGGLTGQVKLSDFMQEKSIKNFSQELRKAFVHVLSSIHPSWIKTKIRQKNTHSKLPVILTGGGANLPMVRKLAKGTIDVDGYPIQLFLSPAVPKWIVDAYKGEIIELYPQMAVSIGSAKEYVIEKTGVQEEYVNSLL, from the coding sequence ATGTCTGATAACAAAAAGAACAATATTCTGTTTGAAAATTTAATTAACCGCTTGCTGTTAAACGAGCTCTCAGGACAGTATTCATTACCCGGAGTGATAACAGAAGAAGAAAGGGATGCTTTACTCTTTGCAGGGCAGCTAATAGGTGACGCACAACAAGTTAAGTCCCCCCATACCGAGACCGTGCTAAGTCCACTTCTGCAAGCACAAGTGGACTTAGCACGGCAGATTGAACCGCCAAATGAAGTTGAGACCGTTTATGATGTAGTGAGTAAAGCTCCAATTTTAAGCGAATCTGATTCAGGTGACGTGGTCGAGCAAGTGATGTCATCGCAGGGAATTGAGGCACTTTTAGACACTGATGTACTTTATCCAGACAATTTTCTCCCTAATATTAAGCTCGGTCTAGATTTTGGCACTGCCTATTCCAAAGCCTGTATGGTTAAAGTTGAGAATGGTGAAGAAAATATCCTTGATCTTCCTCTTGGCATCTATGCAGGAGAAGACGCACTGCAAATGCCGGTTCATTCTTCGTTATTTATTGACCCAGACGGCCGTCTTTATTTTGGCCCCATTGCAGTTGAAAAAAGCCTCGACGCTAGGGCTGCTGGGTTTGGGGTCTCTCGAATCGATTCGATTAAATCATTTCTAATCGATGAAAATAGAGTCACAATAGATGATTCACCTTTATCAAAGATATATAACCCAACTGATACAGACGTATCAAAAGCGGCACTGTTAACCTTTTACCTAGGTTACTTACTTTATTTGGTGCGAGAAGCGGCTAGTGACCGACATGATGTAAATATTAGTGAAATTCAACGGCGTATAAGTCTTCCATGTTACGAGCCCAATCATAGAATCAAGGTGATAAAAGAAATTACTAAACTTTTCACTTTAGGTGAAGTCCTCGGTAAATCATTCCGCGAAGAATGGGAGAATGGTTTCAGGATTCAAGACGTGAAGTATTTGTATGACTGGATGAGACTGAATATTAATAAGAATTCACCATATATTGAATGCTTCTTGGAGGAGCCTCTAGCTGTTGCGGGCAGCCGTTTGGGTATCAATGGATCGTCTTTAGGAAATGTCTGCATGATTGTAGATGTAGGAGCGGGGACTACTGATTTTACTATGTTTGAAATTTTTGCTGAAGCTAAAAAAGACCATACTATTGCGACTGAGGTTAAAGGTTCAGAATATGGAGTTCCTGTCGCCGGTGATAAATTAGATAAAACGTTATTAGCCTATATAATGAAAGATGCAGGCATATCACGCACAAGTGAAAAATATAAGGAGGTATTAGTCTCACTTCGGCTTGATATAAGAGATTATAAAGAAAGGTTGTTCAGAGATAATATCCTCACCTACTCCATACTTGGAGGTCTTACTGGGCAAGTAAAGTTAAGCGATTTTATGCAAGAAAAATCGATAAAGAATTTTTCCCAAGAATTACGTAAAGCTTTTGTTCACGTTTTATCATCTATTCATCCCTCTTGGATAAAAACAAAAATTCGACAGAAAAATACACATTCTAAACTGCCGGTTATTCTGACTGGGGGGGGAGCCAACTTGCCTATGGTGAGAAAGCTGGCGAAGGGAACTATTGACGTAGATGGTTATCCGATTCAACTTTTTCTTTCTCCTGCCGTGCCTAAATGGATTGTTGATGCATACAAAGGTGAAATTATTGAACTCTATCCTCAGATGGCCGTATCCATTGGTAGTGCGAAGGAGTATGTTATCGAAAAAACGGGGGTACAGGAAGAGTACGTGAATAGCCTTTTGTAA
- the drmB gene encoding DrmB family protein produces MAKPRFGKKGGTNRGMKKGPIGKVSRSQTVTTYGPGSLYELRTFKGGAIANSVIVAGTHLWPVDEMQEVSEPTLAASLGVDRFLMPPSAEDDDNPVPVPAYRFPEWLECNECHRLGHVNIRFDEEIDAPPKCSANDCNGYGVPTRLVVACHPGDGDASGNSPGHIDDFPWTWWAHSQSGETTCKSPEIYLEAKGKKAGISGLVVQCKAKDCGASRSLEGVFNKDAIAWSCKGYRPWLGSRNDDGTCEPCERPVRTLLRGASNIYFPVSASAISIPPLSSKLIQEIVVRGRPILNSLKQDHADGKAIDREMYINLFQNGIPGFRRYERDQIGMAMDILLENAAAGGQKLTEAQQKDRERQALTHDSDEDQLEDDFENKVVEDYDLQKAHLLKDYLELLAKVHRLREVRALRGFQRIESSPVADSYSQACAPLSKFPEDWLPAIETRGEGIYFELSKDRLAEWETDEAVLTHIAPLVANYLRYCEDRGIEDIDMDLVAPGYLMIHTLSHLLIKQLSLECGYSSASIRERLFYGRSEGEQWCGVLLYTASGSADGTLGGLVRQGEPENLDKMMASSLENARWCSSDPLCIESAGQGVDALNLAACHACSLVSETSCEQRNLLLDRALLVGTPDNPEIGFFHDYLHGDNH; encoded by the coding sequence ATGGCTAAACCAAGATTTGGAAAAAAGGGTGGGACTAACCGCGGAATGAAAAAGGGCCCGATTGGCAAGGTTAGTCGCAGCCAGACGGTTACGACCTATGGGCCGGGTTCTCTCTATGAATTACGTACCTTTAAAGGCGGCGCTATCGCCAATTCGGTCATTGTGGCTGGTACACACCTTTGGCCAGTGGATGAAATGCAGGAAGTCTCCGAACCCACCCTAGCGGCATCGTTAGGTGTTGATCGATTTCTGATGCCTCCCTCTGCCGAAGACGATGATAACCCTGTGCCCGTGCCGGCTTACCGTTTTCCTGAATGGTTGGAATGCAATGAATGCCACCGCTTAGGTCACGTCAACATTCGCTTCGATGAAGAAATCGACGCGCCTCCCAAGTGTAGTGCTAATGACTGTAATGGTTATGGCGTGCCAACTAGGTTGGTAGTCGCGTGTCACCCGGGAGATGGGGATGCCAGTGGTAATTCACCCGGGCATATTGATGATTTTCCTTGGACTTGGTGGGCTCATTCACAGTCAGGAGAAACAACATGCAAGAGCCCCGAAATCTATTTGGAGGCAAAGGGCAAGAAAGCTGGCATTTCAGGTTTGGTGGTTCAATGCAAAGCGAAAGACTGTGGCGCTTCACGGAGCCTAGAGGGCGTATTCAATAAAGATGCCATTGCGTGGAGCTGTAAAGGCTATCGCCCGTGGTTGGGCTCTAGAAATGATGATGGGACATGTGAGCCTTGCGAAAGGCCTGTGCGGACATTGCTTCGAGGTGCATCCAACATCTATTTCCCTGTTTCGGCATCGGCCATTTCCATACCGCCGCTATCATCAAAATTGATACAGGAAATCGTTGTTAGGGGAAGGCCTATTCTTAATTCCCTCAAGCAGGATCATGCCGACGGTAAAGCCATTGATCGAGAGATGTACATCAATCTGTTCCAAAACGGCATTCCTGGTTTTCGCCGTTATGAACGTGACCAGATTGGCATGGCAATGGATATCCTGCTAGAAAATGCAGCGGCAGGTGGTCAGAAGCTGACCGAAGCCCAGCAGAAAGACCGTGAGAGGCAGGCGCTCACTCATGACTCCGATGAAGACCAGTTAGAGGATGATTTTGAAAATAAAGTTGTCGAGGACTACGACTTACAGAAAGCACATTTACTGAAGGACTATCTGGAACTTCTCGCCAAAGTGCATCGCCTTAGAGAGGTTCGCGCCCTTCGAGGGTTCCAGCGAATAGAGAGCTCACCTGTTGCCGACAGTTACAGTCAAGCCTGTGCGCCCTTATCAAAATTCCCTGAAGACTGGCTCCCGGCTATAGAAACCCGCGGTGAAGGTATTTACTTTGAGCTCTCCAAAGATCGCTTGGCAGAGTGGGAAACTGACGAAGCGGTACTAACTCATATCGCCCCGTTGGTTGCCAACTATCTACGCTACTGTGAAGACCGTGGAATCGAAGACATTGATATGGACTTAGTAGCCCCCGGCTACCTAATGATCCACACCTTATCTCATCTGTTAATCAAACAGCTCTCACTGGAATGCGGTTATTCCAGTGCATCGATACGTGAGCGTCTGTTCTATGGCCGCAGTGAAGGTGAGCAGTGGTGCGGCGTATTATTGTATACCGCTTCGGGCAGCGCGGACGGTACTTTGGGTGGCCTCGTACGCCAGGGTGAGCCTGAGAATCTCGACAAGATGATGGCCTCATCATTAGAAAATGCCCGCTGGTGTTCCTCTGATCCCCTGTGTATTGAAAGTGCAGGGCAAGGCGTTGATGCGCTTAACTTGGCCGCCTGCCATGCCTGTTCTCTAGTGTCAGAAACCAGTTGTGAGCAACGTAACCTGTTACTCGATAGAGCTTTGCTGGTCGGTACACCCGATAACCCAGAGATCGGTTTCTTTCATGACTACCTTCACGGAGATAATCATTAA